The following are from one region of the Cryptococcus deuterogattii R265 chromosome 8, complete sequence genome:
- a CDS encoding ATP-dependent RNA helicase MAK5 — MAKIDKKTKHKLKKKSVRTSAKSTAERKPKKYVAADSLTWKPVKTSSFSGIDGGGGMMMLEELEDVGIEWEEADGGRKIAKFVEVESKMSKGKKKAAQEEPEQEEQGDNEEASLESENKETEEAGGKETAKEDDEEEFPDFAGFAEEDLNAADEEEHLDSDDEPVFNDDLLPEWSSISLHPALKRSFLASSFTAPTAIQSRAIPAGITGRDVVGVAETGSGKTLAYALPILHYLLGQRKPRAGIKRPLSALVLCPTRELALQVMDHLNALLKHALATSDGEKPQGPPRISVGSVVGGLSAQKQKRILDRGCDVIVATPGRLWDLIKADDELATSVRTLRFLVIDEADRMIENGHFAELESIVKLTQRSTVKQGPDDDDPVFQAMSTIFEESVARDDMQTFVFSATLSKDLQTNLKRRSRSWKGKGKRSSTLDDLVEKLDFRDENPEVIDLSPEGGVVSSLRESMIESTKADKDLYLYYFLLRYPGRSIIFVNSIDSIRRLLPLFTLLQLPIFPLHSHLQQKQRLKNLDRFKSNPNGILIATDVAARGLDIPHVDHVVHFNLPRTADAYIHRSGRTARAQNEGFALQLVSPDEKAVQRALMKSLERTHELPDLSIEAGFLPSLRERLRVATEIEKAQHRATKATHDKNWLLEAAEAMDIDIDPSMLDGEDDDPDAPYYKPKKQDRSKGKASVENLKMELKALLQEKLVARGVSIRYPTSGSKVIVDDLIKSTGHGTLLGASTSKAYDQVEKTGKRKLGSGRSGVVKKKKVAAR; from the exons ATGGCGAAGATTGACAAGAAAACCAAGcacaagctcaagaagaaATCTGTGAGAACGTCAGCTAAGTCCACTGCTGAGCGGAAGCCCAAGAAATATGTCGCGGCCGACTCGCTCACATGGAAGCCCGTCAAAACTTCAAGCTTCTCTGGCATTGACGGTGGCGGCGGTATGATGATGCTCGAGGAGCTAGAAGATGTCGGGAtagaatgggaagaggcggaTGGCGGGAGGAAGATAGCAAAGTTTGTCGAGGTGGAAAGTAAGATGAGTAAGGGCAAGAAAAAGGCAGCGCAAGAGGAACCcgagcaagaagagcaaggagaTAATGAGGAAGCTTCTTTAGAAAGTGAAAATAAGGAAACTGAAGAGGCCGGTGGCAAAGAGACAGctaaggaggatgatgaagaagagttcCCTGATTTCGCAGGGTTCGCTGAAGAGGACCTCAATGCTGcagacgaggaggagcatCTTGATTCAGATGACGAGCCTGTTTTCAACG ATGACCTACTCCCCGAATGGTCTTCTATCTCCCTTCATCCCGCTCTCAAACGTTCTTTCCTTGCATCCAGCTTCACCGCTCCTACTGCGATCCAATCTCGAGCCATTCCCGCTGGAATTACTGGTCGAGACGTCGTTGGTGTCGCCGAAACCGGTTCGGGTAAAACACTCGCCTACGCTTtgcccatcctccactATCTGCTCGGTCAGCGCAAACCGAGAGCTGGCATCAAGCGCCCTTTGTCCGCTTTAGTCCTCTGTCCTACAAGAGAACTTGCTCTGCAAGTGATGGACCATCTTAATGCCTTGTTGAAACATGCACTCGCCACTTCGGATGGGGAGAAACCTCAAGGTCCACCTAGAATTAGTGTCGGCTCCGTTGTTGGTGGTCTCAGTGCGCAAAaacagaagaggattttGGATAGAGGATGTGATGTTATTGTTGCGACTCCTGGCCGATTGTGGGATCTTATCAAGGCT gatgatgagctcgCAACTAGTGTCAGGACATTAAGGTTCTTGGTTATCGATGAGGCGGATCGAATGATTGAGAATGGGCACTTTGCAGAGCTGGAGAGTATTGTCAAACTTACTCAACGTTCTACTGT CAAACAAGGccctgatgatgatgacccCGTCTTCCAAGCCATGTCCACTATTTTTGAAGAGTCTGTGGCTAGAGATGACATGCAGacctttgtcttctctgCTACCCTTTCCAAAGATTTGCAGACGAACCtcaagaggaggagcagatcttggaaagggaagggaaagagatcaTCTACTCTCG ATgatttggtggagaagctTGATTTCAGAGATGAGAACCCCGAAGTTATTGATTTGTCCCCTGAAGGAGGTGTTGTTTCCTCATTAAGGGAGAGCATGATCGAGTCTACAAAGGCCGACAAG GACCTCTATCTCTATTATTTCCTCCTCCGATACCCCGGACGATCAATTATCTTTGTTAACTCTATCGACTCCATCCgccgccttctccctcttttcactctcctccaactccctattttccctcttcactcGCACCTCCAACAAAAACAACGTCTCAAAAACCTCGATCGATTCAAGTCCAATCCCAACGGTATCTTAATCGCCACCGACGTCGCTGCGCGCGGTTTGGATATCCCCCATGTTGATCACGTTGTTCACTTCAATCTGCCCCGAACGGCCGACGCGTACATTCACCGCTCAGGTCGTACTGCTCGAGCACAAAATGAGGGCTTCGCTCTACAACTTGTGTCTCCGGATGAAAAGGCCGTCCAGCGCGCGTTGATGAAGAGCCTTGAGCGAACACATGAGCTACCCGATCTTTCTATTGAGGCCggtttccttccttctcttcgtgAGCGGTTGAGGGTGGCAACTGAGATTGAAAAAGCACAACATCGAGCGACCAAAGCAACGCACGATAAAAACTGGTTACTCGAAGCTGCAGAAGCAATGGATATTGATATCGACCCTTCAATGcttgatggagaggatgatgatccTGATGCTCCGTATTACAAACCTAAAAAGCAGGATAGGAGCAAGGGGAAAGCATCTGTGGAGAATTTGAAAATGGAGCTGAAGGCTTTATTGCAGGAGAAGCTCGTCGCAAGGGGTGTGTCGATCAGGTATCCGACAAGTGGGAGTAAAGTCATCGTGGATGACCTGATCAAATCAACCG GTCATGGAACGTTGTTGGGCGCGAGCACGAGCAAAGCGTACGACCAAGTGGAGAAGactgggaaaagaaaattgGGATCGGGAAGATCTGGAGttgtcaagaagaagaaggtggcgGCACGATGA
- a CDS encoding cytoplasmic protein, with amino-acid sequence MSFAAAPHLEFRSFVEALKKDGDIVNITREVDPNLEAAAITRLVYENDLPAPLFQNVKGSKDGLFRILGAPAALRNDKKTRFGRLARHIGLEPTASMKQILDKIISADKLESIEPTVLESGPCKQNIIHEKDVHLNTLPAPWIHKDDGGKYIQTYGMHVVQSPDGKWTNWSIARAMIKDDKHLVGLVIPPQHIWQIKELWRKEGKDCPWALCFGVPPAAIMTSSMPIPDGVSEAGYIGAFIGESIPVVKCETNDLLVPATSEIVFEGFLSVTDTAPEGPFGEMHGYIFPGDSHDSLVYKVNCITHRDDAILPMSACGRLTDETHTLIGSLTAAEIGEICRDAGLPVIECFSPFESQVTWIALQLDGKKLREMKTTSEELRKKVGDLVYNTKAGSTTHRIILVGDDVDVYDGKDVLWAFSTRCRPNMDETFFEDVPGFALIPYMGHGNGNPRRGGKVVSDALMPLEYTTGPDFVSADFKGSYPEELKVQVLQNWESDGFAPL; translated from the exons ATGTCCTTTGCAGCTGCCCCACACCTTGAGTTTCGATCTTTCGTTGAAGCGCTCAAAAAAGACGGTGATATTGTCAATATCACCAGAGAAGTCGACCCCAATCTAGAAGCCGCCGCCATTACTCGTCTCGTATACGAGAACGATCTTCCTGCCCCTCTGTTCCAGAATGTCAAAGGTTCAAAAGATGGACTCTTCCGTATCCTCGGTGCCCCTGCTGCTCTGAGAAACGATAAGAAAACTCGCTTTGGACGGCTCGCCCGACATATTGGCCTGGAGCCGACAGCTAGCATGAAACAGATTCTTGACAAGATTATCTCTGCGGACAAGCTGGAGTCTATCGAGCCGACAGTCTTGGAAAGCGGGCCATGCAAACAAAATATTATTCATGAGAAAGATGTTCATCTGAACACTCTTCCTGCGCCCTGGATCCACAAGGATGATGGGGGAAAGTACATACAAACCTACG GCATGCATGTTGTCCAGTCTCCTGACGGTAAGTGGACCAACTGGTCCATCGCACGTGCTATGATTAAGGACGACAAGCATCTCGTTGGTTTAGTCATTCCGCCACAGCACATCTGGCAAATCAAGGAGCtctggaggaaagaaggcaaagatTGCCCATGGGCTTTGTGCTTTGGTGTCCCGCCTGCTGCTATTATGACATCTTCCATGCCTATAC CCGATGGTGTTTCAGAAGCTGGTTACATTGGAGCCTTTATTGGCGAGTCTATTCCCGTTGTCAAATGCGAAACCAACGACCTTCTTGTCCCTGCCACCTCTGAAATCGTCTTCGAAGGCTTCTTGTCTGTTACCGATACTGCTCCTGAGGGGCCATTTGGTGAAATGCACGGATATATATTCCCAGGCGACTCGCATGATAGCCTGGTATACAAGGTCAACTGCATAACTCATCGCGACGATGCTATCCTTCCCATGTCCGCTTGCGGACGATTGACGGACGAAACT CACACTCTTATTGGCTCTCTCACCGCTGCTGAAATCGGTGAAATCTGCCGCGACGCAGGTCTCCCCGTTATTGAGTGTTTCTCCCCATTTGAATCTCAAGTCACCTGGATCGCCCTTCAGCTAGACGGAAAGAAATtaagggagatgaagacaaCTTCGGAAGAGCtgagaaaaaaagttgGTGACTTGGTATACAACACAAAAGCCGGAAGCACTACTCATCGTATCATCCttgttggagatgatgttgatgtgTATGATGGTAAAGACGTCC TATGGGCTTTCTCAACCCGATGTCGCCCCAATATGGACGAGACATTTTTCGAAGATGTCCCTGGCTTTGCTTTGATTCCTTATATGGGACATGGTAATGGCAACCCTCGAAGAGGCGGCAAGGTTGTCTCAGACGCCCTTATGCCTTTAGAGTACACCACCGGGCCAGATTTCGTCTCGGCCGACTTCAAGGGTAGCTATCCGGAAGAGTTGAAAGTGCAGGTTCTCCAAAACTGGGAGAGTGATGGATTTGCTCCTTTGTGA
- a CDS encoding ribose-phosphate pyrophosphokinase produces MHQIGNSIKLLTGNAHPKLAEAVAARLGIPLTPCHVSKFRSLETSVQIHSSVRDEDVFILQSPSPPDVNDHLMELLILISACKTASAKRITAVIPCYPYARQDKKDKSRAPITAKLVANLLAVAGADHVITMDLHASQIQGFFDIPVDNLFSEPTMMQYIKSEIPGWREAIIVSPDAGGAKRATALADQLNLDFALINRKRRRDLAASMCLPTVPPTPTGSDSGSVHSHDIDDESNIVEKMELLVGDVKGKVAILIDDMIDTGHTVRLAAGVLRENGAKEVYALVSHGLLSDTTMENLSDLPVKKLIVTNSIDQTQRVNACNGLLETLDIAPVIAESIRRTHNGESISALFRPHDSF; encoded by the exons ATGCACCAAATAGGAAACTCTATCAAGCTCCTTACCG GCAATGCCCATCCCAAGTTGGCAGaggctgttgctgctcgACTTGGTATCCCCCTCACCCCCTGCCACGTCTCGAAGTTCCGCTCCCTTGAAACTTCGGTTCAGATTCATTCTTCGGTCCGAGATGAGGacgtcttcatcctccaatctccttcacctcccGATGTCAACGACCATCTCATGGAGCTGCTCATTCTGATTTCCGCGTGCAAGACCGCTTCAGCTAAGAGGATTACTGCTGTCATTCCTTGTTACCCTTATGCTAGGCAAGACAAGAAGGACAAATCCCGTGCTCCTATCACAGCCAA GCTCGTCGCCAACCTCCTCGCCGTTGCCGGTGCCGACCACGTAATCACCATGGATCTCCATGCCTCTCAAATCCAAGGTTTCTTCGACATCCCCGTCGACAACCTCTTTTCCGAGCCTACAATGATGCAATACATCAAGTCTGAAATTCCCGGGTGGAGAGAAGCCATCATTGTTAGTCCCGATGCTGGTGGTGCTAAGCG AGCTACCGCCCTCGCCGATCAACTTAACCTCGACTTTGCCCTTATCAATCGTAAACGTCGGCGCGATCTTGCCGCCTCCATGTGCCTCCCCACTGTTCCCCCTACCCCTACCGGCTCCGACTCTGGCTCTGTCCACTCCCACGACATCGACGACGAATCAAAcattgttgagaagatggagttACTCGTTGGTGAtgtcaagggcaaggtGGCCATTCTCATTGATGATATGATTGACACTGGTCACACTGTCAGGTTGGCCGCTGGAGTTTTAAGGGAGAATGGTGCCAAGGAGGTCTACGCTTTGGTCAGCCATG GCCTTCTTTCTGATACCACCATGGAAAACCTCTCAGACCTTCCCGTCAAGAAGCTCATTGTCACCAACTCTATTGATCAGACACAGCGAGTCAACGCTTGCAACGGTTTACTCGAAACTCTGGATATTGCCCCCGTTATCGCTGAGAGTATTAGACGGACGCACAACGGAGAGTCCATCTCCGCGCTTTTCAGGCCGCATGATTCGTTCTAA
- a CDS encoding translation initiation factor 2A has translation MADTQYAFRAQKTAGVADAPAWEVSNRIPAETVGSKCYAYSPNGEWLAYAMNNCVEIIPSHSSSPAPVTLQQANVVALKFSPLSSYLFTFERPVKTESGEMYKNAKAWDVKNGEIVGGWYQKTMEDWEPIITPDETHLLRAGPSDLAIFSPPFAPRPSTRLKIDGIRGIFISDPSALPAASTNARPIPAHPEPAVAIWIGEKKGAPASLGLWSLSSLMGKTAAQANGNGDVQTETRDMPSTTSRKAFYKADKLTVKWNNAGTMALFLAQSDVDKSGKSYYGETNLYLVGLDGTFDGLVELDKEGPIYDFAWSPISREFTVCYGYMPARTQMFDLKAKPVYSFGESPRNTLVYQPQGKLLLSAGFGNLAGGIDIWDVSTRNKVAEFKASNASHCEWSPCGRYVLTATLSPRLRVDNGVKVWWCNGQLLHIQPIEELYQASFAPQRVADIGSFPAVIPKAPEANPSVAAFRPKGETDGAAAKPAGAYRPPGARNRPESENASTSFGSSRGKPGARTVPGAGGRQPPGSAPGAGAAAGGDDKKKRQRKRGGKDKEEDKKDEAPTQEVGKSEVKEEAGEDAVAKKIRNLMKKLKAIDELKTKLAAGEVLEKTQLKKMESEAQVKSEIKALGGNV, from the exons ATGGCAGACACCCAGTACGCAT TCCGAGCACAGAAGACAGCTGGCGTTGCGGACGCCCCTGCTTGGGAGGTGTCCAACAGAATACCCGC TGAGACTGTTGGCTCCAAATGCTATGCGTATTCACCTAACGGCGAATGGCTCGCCTACGCCATGAACAATTG TGTTGAGATCATTCCTTCccactcttcatcacctgCTCCTGTAACCCTACAGCAAGCCAACGTCGTCGCTCTAAAGTTCTCTCCTCTGAGCTCTTACCTTTTCACCTTTGAGCGACCCGTTAAAACTGAGAGTGGTGAGATGTACAAGAATGCTAAAGCATGGGATGTCAAGAATGGTGAGATTGTTGGAGGGTGGTATCAGAAAACCATGGAGGACTG GGAACCTATTATCACCCCCGATGAGACCCATCTTCTACGTGCCGGCCCTTCTGatctcgccatcttctctcctcccttcgCACCTCGTCCTTCGACTCGCCTGAAGATTGACGGTATCCGAggtatcttcatctctgaTCCTTCGGCTCTTCCTGCCGCCTCTACCAACGCCAGGCCCATACCTGCACACCCTGAACCGGCTGTGGCCATCTGGATAGGTGAGAAAAAGGGTGCTCCAGCAAGTCTGGGGTTGTGgtccctttcttctcttatGGGAAAGACTGCAGCGCAGGCGAATGGTAATGGGGATGTTCAGACGGAGACAAGAGATATGCCCTCTACAACGTCGAGGAAAGCGTTTTATAAGGCGGACAAATTGACTGTGAAGTGGAACAACGCTGGTACAATG GCTTTGTTCCTTGCTCAATCAGATGTGGACAAGTCTGGCAAGTCATATTATGGCGAAACCAATCTCTATCTCGTCGGCCTGGACGGCACCTTTGACGGTTTGGTTGAGCTTGATAAGGAGGGACCTATTTATGACTTTGCTTGGAGCCCTATTTCCCGCGAGTTCACCGTTTGTTATGGATACATGCCAGCCCGAACACAAATGTTTGACCTCAAGGCCAAGCCTGTTTACTCTTTCGGCGAGAGCCCTCGAAACACTCTTGTGTACCAGCCCCAAGGCAAACTCCTTCTCAGTGCCGGTTTCGGTAACTTGGCTGGCGGTATAGATATCTGGGACGTGAGCACCCGTAACAAGGTCGCCGAGTTCAAGGCTTCCAATGCTTCCCATTGCGAATGGTCTCCTTGCGGTCGATACGTCCTCACTGCCACCCTATCTCCTCGTCTGAGAGTCGACAACGGCGTCAAGGTCTGGTGGTGTAACGGTCAACTCTTACATATCCAGCCCATCGAAGAGCTTTACCAAGCTTCATTCGCCCCCCAGCGGGTCGCCGATATCGGTTCCTTCCCTGCCGTCATCCCCAAGGCTCCCGAGGCCAACCCTAGTGTGGCCGCCTTTAGACCGAAGGGCGAGACGGACGGTGCCGCCGCCAAGCCTGCAGGCGCTTATCGACCCCCCGGCGCAAGAAACCGACCCGAAAGCGAGAATGCGTCTACGTCATTCGGTTCTAGCAGGGGTAAACCTGGAGCGCGGACCGTTCCCGGCGCGGGCGGTCGACAGCCCCCTGGATCGGCGCCTGGCGCGGGCGCGGCTGCAGGAGGAGACgataagaagaagaggcagcgAAAGAGGGGCGGAAAGgataaggaagaggataaaAAGGATGAGGCACCTACTCAAGAGGTAGGTAAATCGGAGGtaaaggaggaggcgggTGAGGATGCCGTTGCCAAGAAGATTAGGAacttgatgaagaag CTCAAAGCTATCGACGAACTCAAGACCAAGCTTGCCGCAGGTGAAGTCCTCGAGAAGACTCA
- a CDS encoding U4/U6.U5 tri-snRNP component SNU23 produces the protein MADKPKAERPSWNKEEFATKAKEKDQEAYEHAKAAEESLAKGHAPKKQSQYDDLPKPTELLKARTEDLGLTKNLNKTMLVTTSTTGKGPRGAGFYCELCNRTFKDSLAYLDHVNGRLHLLKLGQSTHVERSTLSQVRAKIASLRAATRQKVTAKNFDFQSRLKAVKNAQEAEKERRKEERRKKKMERERREERRRMGILDDDDEGNGDEKGEKMDVDGPEKHAKNGKKDKRQERKEKREQQERDQQRDKEVEKAIRENEDMSTMMGFGGFGTTKRK, from the exons ATGGCAGACAAACCCAAAGCAGAGCGTCCATCGTGGAACAAGGAAGAATTCGCTACGAAGGCCAAAGAGAAAGACCAGGAAGCCTACGAACACGCCAAAGCGGCCGAAGAATCCCTCGCCAAAGGCCACGCACCAAAGAAACAGTCTCAGTATGATGACCTGCCTAAACCTACAGAACTCCTCAAGGCGAGAACGGAGGATCTGGGATTGACAAAGAATTTGAATAAAACAATGTTAGTCACGACGAGTACAACAGGTAAAGGACCGAGGGGTGCTGGATTTTAT TGTGAACTATGTAATCGGACATTTAAAGACAGCCTTGCATACCTAGATCACGTTAACGGCCGTCTTC ATCTCCTCAAACTCGGTCAATCAACCCACGTTGAACGCTCCACCCTCTCCCAGGTTCGCGCCAAAATCGCTTCTCTTCGCGCTGCCACCCGCCAGAAAGTCACCGCCAAGAATTTCGATTTTCAGTCCCGCCTGAAAGCCGTAAAGAATGCGCAGGAGgccgagaaagagagaaggaaagaggagaggaggaagaagaagatggagagggagagaagggaagaaaggagaaggatgggaattttagatgatgacgatgaaggcaatggagatgaaaagggtgagaagatggatgtaGATGGACCAGAGAAGCATGCGAAGAATGGCAAGAAAGACAAGAGGCAGGAgcggaaagaaaagagagaacaGCAAGAAAGGGACCAGCAACGAGATAAAGAGGTCGAGAAGGCGATTAGGGAGAATGAGGATATGTCGACTATGATGGGTTTCGGCGGTTTCGGTACGACAAAACGAAAGTAG
- a CDS encoding pre-mRNA-splicing factor SYF2, with the protein MPPRKPKSRDVKSTAPSPSPSIVQRRSSRASRKEPASAVEVVEERDEVTSEGEETESEAKGLETVEADIGEVEQEEHVEEVAETEQVKGKDKGKEKMSMAERMAKMKELRMKMDQSAAQNRRELVEDHQKAQVTAKELARLEKQRKLAQTLRLKAEAEENGEDIERKKNWEWTIEDNERWQAKLEEQKVKQDTHFHNAEDDAYKKYNRNLRATKADLAAYERQKEAALGLTPGTLVPAGATSSSLTASSSKTGLSGAEDLYRGADTLAYGDNKPSEDAVDRVISKINKDIGKKKRAKKDDEDGEVNYINERNKVFNKKISRYFDKYTKEIRANFERGTAL; encoded by the exons ATGCCCCCCCGGAAACCCAAGTCTCGCGACGTCAAGTCAACTgcaccttcaccttcccccTCGATTGTCCAACGTCGTTCTTCCCGCGCATCCAGAAAAGAGCCCGCTTCTGCCGTCGAGGTCGTAGAGGAGAGGGACGAAGTTACTAGTGAGGGTGAAGAAACTGAATCCGAAGCCAAGGGGCTGGAAACCGTGGAAGCCGATATTGGGGAAGTagagcaggaggagcaCGTGGAAGAGGTTGCAGAGACGGAGCAGGtgaagggcaaggacaagggcaaggagaagatgtcaaTGGCAGAGCGTATGgccaagatgaaggagttgCGTATGAAGATG GATCAATCTGCAGCTCAGAATCGTCGCGAACTTGTAGAAGACCATCAGAAAGCTCAGGTAACAGCCAAAGAGCTCGCCCGTCTCGAAAAGCAACGCAAGCTGGCTCAAACACTCCGACTTAAAGCCGAGGCCGAGGAAAACGGCGAAGATAttgaaaggaagaagaattgggAGTGGACGATTGAGGATAATGAGAGATGGCAGGCTAAGTTGGAGGAGCAAAAGGTCAAGCAGGACACACATTTCCACA ATGCCGAGGATGATGCGTATAAAAAGTACAACCGTAACCTTCGAGCGACGAAGGCCGATCTTGCTGCCTACGAAAGACAGAAGGAGGCTGCCCTCGGCCTTACTCCCGGTACACTCGTCCCAGCTGGCgccacttcttcctctcttacTGCTTCCTCGTCAAAAACAGGGCTCTCTGGTGCAGAGGACCTTTACAGAGGAGCAGACACATTGGCGTACGGTGATAATAAGCCTAGTGAGGATGCGGTCGACAGGGTCATCTCCAAGATCAACAAAGA CattggaaagaagaagcgagccaagaaagatgatgaggatggagaagtcAACTACATCAACGAAAGGAATAAAGTGTTCAACAAGAAGATCTCCCGATACTTTGACAAGTACACCAAAGA GATCCGAGCAAACTTTGAAAGGGGAACTGCTCTTTGA
- a CDS encoding CMGC/CDK/CDK5 protein kinase, translated as MNYVQLEKLGEGTYATVYKGRSRTTSEIVALKEIHLDAEEGTPSTAIREISLMKELKHVNIVRLYDVVHTESKLILIFEYCEQDLKRYMDIHGDRGALDLNTVKSFTHQLLQGIAFCHDHRVLHRDLKPQNLLINKRGELKIGDFGLARAFGVPVNTFSNEVVTLWYRAPDVLLGSRTYSTSIDIWSVGCIFAEMITGYPLFRGRDNADQLVQIMKIVGTPSDATIAQIKLNSPEIQIKSPLAKHAKQPFQAIIPRAPRDAISLLEHLLQFEPTRRYDAHQAMTHPYFTSGPIAPPTLHDNNPAVPSASSLALPPRVAARASQASAAVQAQQAAQAQAQAQAAQNAQMMAQQQQQQQQQYEMMMGQQGMQGYYDPQAAAQMQAHQQAQAQAHAAQMQQMAQQGYYMNPNGQHGHHH; from the exons AT GAATTATGTCCAGCTTGAGAAACTTGGTGAAGGTACTTATGCCACTGTGTACAAG GGCCGATCAAGAACGACTTCAGAAATTGTGGCGCTCAAAGAAATCCATCTGgatgcggaagaagggacGCCAAGTACTGCTATCCGAGAGATCAGTCTTATGAAGG AGCTCAAGCACGTCAACATTGTCCGCCTGTACGATGTCGTTCACACTGAATCTAAGCtgatcctcatcttcgag TACTGTGAGCAAGACTTGAAGAGGTACATGGATATTCACGGTGACCGCGGTGCTCTGGACCTGAACACTGTCAAGAGTTTCACACATCAGCTTCTCCAA GGTATCGCATTTTGCCATGATCATCGTGTCTTACATCGGGATCTCAAACCTCAAAACCTTTTGATCAACAAACGAGGAGAGTTGAAGATTGGTGATTTCGGTTTGGCGAGGGCATTTGGTGTGCCAGTGAACACGTTTAGTAACGAA GTTGTGACGCTTTGGTACCGTGCACCGGATGTTTTGCTCGGCTCCAGGACGTACAGCACAAGTATCGACATATGGAGTGTCGGATGCAT ATTCGCGGAGATGATCACAGGTTACCCTCTCTttagaggaagagataatGCCGATCAACTGGTGCAGATCATGAAGATTGTTGGCACACCAAGCGATGCCACCATTGCTCAGATCAAATTGAACTCT CCTGAGATCCAAATCAAGTCTCCATTGGCTAAACACGCCAAACAGCCGTTCCAGGCAATTATTCCCCGAGCTCCTAGGGATG CCATCAGTCTCCTTGagcatcttctccaattcGAGCCCACTCGGCGTTATGATGCCCACCAAGCTATGACTCACCCCTACTTCACCTCTGGCCCTATCGCCCCTCCCACATTGCATGATAACAACCCAGCTGTTCCATCCGCTTCgtctcttgctcttcccccAAGGGTGGCTGCGCGAGCTAGCCAGGCTTCAGCTGCTGTGCAGGCCCAGCAagctgctcaagctcaagcccAAGCCCAGGCGGCGCAGAATGCTCAAATGATGgctcaacaacagcagcaacagcagcagcagtatgagatgatgatgggacAGCAGGGTATGCAAGGGTATTACG ACCCTCAAGCGGCCGCACAGATGCAAGCCCACCAGCAGGCGCAAGCACAAGCGCATGCAGCTCAGATGCAGCAAATGGCTCAACAAGGGTACTATATGAACCCCAATGGACAGCATGGGCATCACCATTAA